A genome region from Ptiloglossa arizonensis isolate GNS036 chromosome 4, iyPtiAriz1_principal, whole genome shotgun sequence includes the following:
- the LOC143145935 gene encoding uncharacterized protein LOC143145935, producing the protein MPILKNGKESQKATFVSFGLPTDPSFLSIFFHRRVSPSPLLSSFRFIVVKTKTRGVYVYTLRKKVPLETREKDDENERRTSGCERESGKARNRLESRCGEGQGEEEDGERYF; encoded by the coding sequence ATGCCCATCttgaaaaatggaaaagaaagtCAGAAAGCCACTTTCGTCTCGTTCGGTCTCCCCACggatccttcgtttctttcgatcttcTTCCATCGACGCGTCTCCCCGAGTCCTCTGctctcgtcgtttcgtttcatcgtggTGAAAACAAAAACGAGAGGAGTGTATGTATATACGCTGCGAAAAAAAGTGCCGCtggaaacgagagagaaagatgaCGAAAACGAGCGGAGAACGAGTGGATGCGAACGAGAATCTGGAAAGGCCAGAAACCGCTTGGAATCTCGGTGCGGGGAGGGgcagggggaggaggaggacggtGAGCGGTATTTTTAG